The window TCCCCCTTACTTGCACAAAACCAGACCAGACAGACAGGCTCAGTAACATCTACATATGGACACAGTGAGCGGACACCACCCCCAAGTGGCCAACAGTGATTCATGCATTCGGTAATCTAAAATATAGTTCCCAATTATTTCCTCAGCCGCCCTATGTATCAGTCAAGCTCCAGTCACATCTGTGCATGGGTGCGGGGGGTCCAAGTACTGGTCAGGATGCTCCTTGGATGCCTCTTTGGTGAGGATGTTCCACCACATCCTACTGGGAGGAGGCCCCATGGGATGACCCAGGACATGTTGGATTTAAGAGATTATGTCTCCTGTCGAGCCTGGGCCTTCACCCAGAAGAGCTGGACCAAGTGGCTGAGGAGAgggaaataattgtttttttttttttggtgtggaaTTTAACAGCTACTGTATGATTATGAGGTACTTAATAAAGtaactaaaatattttgtttttcatcactATGTTGTAGCAATTGTGTAAAATAGAGGTGCATGATTTGTTTGAtcatccaaaataaaacatccacaaacacattgcatttctttattaattttgtaaatgttgagCTGGTGTACAGAGTAGGTTGTCAACAGATGTTCttggatttgatttgattgaaagttttttttttgtacatgtcGACTTAAAATTCATGTTCGCTTCCccataacaataataaaaaaatgcaaacaaaacaagttcaAATACCCGCGAGACCCTTATTCATCCTCAGGTGCAGGCATTACCCAGAAGTCAACAGTCTCTTTGTAGCTACATCTGAAGGTTTGATGCTAAAAGTACATCCATAACATAACTAGAATCCCAGTTGAAACGTAGGGGTGCATAGCATTCtaagtaaatatatatattctcatatatattcatatacatatatgtatagcCTTTTatgttaaaaacattttctgtgcatgtgtgcatttgCATTCCTTAGTATTGAGTAATATGCTATTGCgttaatatccatccattctaaaaggaatatacagtacatgtcCTCCCTAATTTTTGcaatggaaatatttttgcgtGAATTGGTGCATGGTGTCACTTCTGTTATCTCTTCATCAGAATAAAGCGTCTCTCTGCGTGCACATAATAGCAAGACTCCTCCACGTGTCACCATGAGgaaaatactgtacagtatAGGGTAAGGCGTGGGGGGGATTGGGGGTGGGCTGTGTTGAGGGAAAATACTCGTCATCATCTAACCATTGGAGCCActgggaattttttttgcagcatctATTGTCTTCATAATAGATCCCCAACCCCAACCCAACCCTGACATCAATAGCAGCCCctgctttaaaaacaaagcccTTATGAGCAAAACATAAGGGGAAGTGTAGCGTTACACTTTTTCTCTTTACCTCATTGGTGTATGGAAATGCATCAAACAGAAAAGGGATGCTTAGTGTCAACAATGTTTGTGGTTCGAGTCAAATTAATGGAACATATGCTTCCATGAGGGTGATTGATGATCAACAGCAAGTACAGTGTGTACAGTATATTTTTCATCTACTATAGAATAGAGTCAATACATTAACACATAACAAGTACAGTATTACCAAGACTTTACATTCATCTGTGGCtgctaaaaaacaaacacataataGATCCATGTTTATTGCAACTTTTTGTGAGACTAATCAGTGGTTGTCAACACAACCCCATGAAGAAAAGGCTTGCAGGTAGTCAAATGAGATGAGATGGCACATTTTCCCAAGGTAAATCAATCTTTCGACTTGGGAATTGACTGTAATGGTGGTGACAAAACAAATAGTGAACTACTTTGCTGACAAATGATCAGCATGAGGACATTTTCCCCTAATGTCAAATCAACGGCCTCTTTGAACGACTTCAAAAATAGTTTCAAAGAGGCAAACATGTGCAATTCAAATGTACTGACATCATTTCTGAATGGAGTAAAGCTGCGACTAACAGACTGAATGCCCGACTGTGACCCCCGGAATCCTCTCTCCGTGTCTTTTTATTAGCGCAATTATTGCTTCCTCAGCACAAGACATAATGACAACTAAACACGCTTGAGCGAGGGTGGGCTCACAGTTGTGGCTCAGTCTCTCTTCACAGTGATTGCTGGCCGGCTCTGCTACACGTGGCCAAGCGGACAAACACGGAAGCTCAACATATTGACTGCCTTCAACCAAAACGAGTGACATCCTAATAGCCTCAAGGATAGGGACGACTTTGGATGCCATCAGGGGTTCTGGAGGTGGACAGTACTGCTACATTGTTTCAGGTCATAACGGGAAGCAAAAGTTGTACTTTGGCTCACATTGATAAACATAAACCTCACGAGTATAAGAAAATTGCGACATAACTTCTCCAGGTTATCTGCCACTTCCAATGTCTTATTGCGGGAAGGTCACACACGGCCTCCTTCACATCTGTACTGTAACAGTAAATGACATGTCATACTCTCTTTGTGTCAAATCAgaggggcaaaaaaaacacatggagGGCATGGGAAAAGGTAGGTCACATTTGTATGTTGCTGTCCTCACaaagatatagatatatatatatataattgtaCAGTATAGGTTCAGATTGAATGGGAGGGAAGAGTACCGTAGCAGCATCAGTGGGATGATAAACAATACACTACAATTTAGTGCATACCACTATGTACAAGACACTTATCCTTAGGTGATGGTTGTAgcactgattttttttgtagtgttGCTTTTTGCTCAAGGAGAGGTCATAGGTCGCCACTACACAGAGCTCTACTGTAACTGTTGTTGCTCCCGTTTTTTGGAAAGTTAGAATACTGTTTCCTGATTGGATGATGTTTTCTGATTGGATCACACGTAGCCTGCATTGCACCCAGCTGACTTGACCCATGCCCACCCCCCCACTTTCGGAATTTGTAGCTAAAGACAGGCCATGCGGTGACAGTCACTCATGCTGACAGACAACAGGAAGCATGTTTTGGGTGCTacttttttgtctgttttgttttataggAAATCATGCTTCTACTTTAGTAGTTTGTcctcatgttgtttttttttgtttttgtttttaaataaaaaaaaaataaagaggtTGGTAAAAACTACAATTATCCTTCCGGTATGTGCGACAGCAGTGACTTGGTGCCATTCATTTCCTTTGTctgccttttttgtttgtttgcttgtttgtgagTGTTCTTCAGTTTGTGTCAGCTGTTGCTGGTCATGTGTCCATGTAGGAGGTTTTGGGGGACGGGCTCGACTCCTGCAGAGAACTCTGAGGACAGAGGAACACATGCTCATTTAGAACAATGCCCATTTTCCccagaccacattttcaaaccACTATTGATGATAACAATGACTATTAGGCATGCAAACTACAGTGGCTGAGCTTTTGGGGTCAACATGTACTCTGAATTATCACAGATAGGTTTATACTATTTAGTACTGCCTTGAGATATTGAGTATAATTTGTTTCATGCTTGCAACTCAAAACAATTGTGTCAGATATAGTCTTGCCCATTGAAATTGAGTTAATCCACACTCcatataacaacaacaacaacaaaatatgaatgtgtTTCTCAATAAGGAAAATGTCACCTCATAATATTCTGCTTTGCAAAAGAATGTAGTTATAACAAGATTAGGTAGAATTTAATTTGGAAATCATTGCGACTCATTCTGTTGTATGCAACCTGGCTACGGGTGGCAGTATAATGCACTCACGCAGATAGAATAGAATAAGCATTCATTATTTGGCAAATCGCTTTTTCTTGTGACGTGAAGTGAGTTCACTGCCACCATACAGAGCTACTATCATAAATGTTTGCTCGCAAAAATTCTAATCACCCAAAATGACGACTAACAGATTGCAAAACTCACGTCGGGTCACTTACAGCTCAAGACATTACTGTACTGTAACTGTCAgtcaattaccgtattttccggactataaggcgcacctaaaaacctcaaattttctcaaaagccgacagtgcgccttataatcaggtgcgccttatatatggaccaatattaagccactacagcaggcgtgtccaaagtccggcccgcgggccaaatgtatatatcatacgtatatatggacaaagttttaaaatgggccattcattgaaggtgcgccttataatccggtgcgccttatagtgcggaaaatacggtacacaaGATTGTGGGGGGAAACTAATCTTGCCTAAATAAAGCTCCTCAACTCTCTTCAACAGTCCACTGGCAGCAAGATACCACCAGATGGTGACAAAGCAATACTGTTATTGCTTTGGCCTCAGCACAAAAAACTATAAATAAGTGAGATTTTCCAGGAAATGTTAGGTTACCCCCTTCAAAAATGCAGGTGTTCACTGTAAAAGTAGTCTTATGAAAGAAATACTTGACCATATTTGAACTTTATCTATCCTCCACCTCCCTTTGCATTGGATATCCTGTTAACAACATGTAAGCGAGCATAAAGAATCTTGTCGCGCTTGCTGAACGTTCAGCTGTCAATTACTAGAAATACCAACAATCCAAGGAATGTAATAGCCCCCACAGTTGGAAAGGGCAAGTACCACACGCTCACGCATAGACATATGCATGCGCACATAGATACAAGCTCGCAAAGCTGCACAAAAGCAAGGTCACGTTGACcttgacaacaaacacaccTCCGTCATAGCTACTCTGAATTCAAGAGTAATTACATTATTCACCCCTCCGACTCAGAACCTTAATCTTCATACACAGGATATTACTACACACGtacaataaacaaatacaacaaaataaaatgctgccTTTATAAATGCAATTCTATGAATATATTCAAAATATTGCTGttcatcaaaatgatttaGTAGTCATCCTTCAGTTTTGCTGTGCCAGCATCACACAGCAGTAGTATTAGTGGTGAAGTTAAAGGTACATTCAATGGCATTTAATCCACAGAGTGGATTAAATGGTCTCGCCCAGCACACGTCATAACGAGGCGCACTGTGGGTGAGTCCCGTACCTGCGGGAAAGCAGCACTCAGCCTGCCTCACTGCTTAACTCTTCGCAGGCTGGCACATTTCACTATCTGAGCACCTTTCTTCATAGTATCCACAGTATCGGGCTACAGTCGGAGGAAGAGATGGGATGACAGGGACGGAACCAAAGGTGGGAGGGAATATTAGTGAGGCAAAAAGTTGAGGGAAACCagggaggcaaaaaaaagaaggggaTGGACAGAATAAAAAACAGTCAGAGGTGAAGAAAGAGGGAAACAAGGGGGAACAAAGAAATGATATACACgtatatagatatataaatatactaAGAGGCAGGCAAGGACAAAAGCGGTGGCTGGCAACTGAAGATAAGAACTATGTCAGCTATGTGAACTGGAGAAATGAAGGGTGGATTGACAGCACAGAGTCACAATTGAAGTACTACAGACTTTAATGAGGTCTCATTCATGAAGGCTTCGTCGACATACAGGACAAACACGTGAGGTAGGTGCAGTTTAGTGATTGTTACAATCACTGGAAACTCTAATCGAGTGATTGGTGAGCATTAAAGCTGGAGTGATGACAGCAGCGGAGCAATTTTGCTTTCAACGTACATGCAGAGGAACCTCCGAAGGTGAACGCTAAAGAGTGACACGAAATGGAGTTTGAGCAAAATGGTTGGGAAAAATATGCTTCAGACGAAAACTTGACGTGAAATAGCAAATGTGGTGAGACGATTGACCTAACATGACagtttcaaactcattttagtGACCCTATCAAAGAAGCCCAAGTGGTGATAAATGACAGAAAGAAAACGTGTGATGATGATCAGGACAATAACTAATGCATTAGCTATGGCATAAAATCAGGGCaggagatttttttcaaaaatataaatgtgaaGTGTCTAAATAGATATATATGTTAAATGTTACTGCTAATGGTTCTTTGTGTGTCGCCTTTAATTACTGGCAACCATTGCAGGGTCTACCCTGCCTCTTAAGCAAAGTCAGCGATTTTAGGCTCCAGCTAAAGACAAGCGCGATACAAAATcaatagatggatagatggatggatgaaaggatgaatgaagggaaaggaaaataaacattgaatTCAACCAGCATCGCATAACGGATTGTGTTCaactttggaggttccacGCTTGTCCCACATACATCACACGCTTCTTCTTAACCTCTTTAAAATTATGATCATCATCATAGTGAAGCTCATGCATGTTAAGCTTCTTGGTGACCTTGATAAGACTCAGGAGCTCACTCAAGCCTCACCAAGAAACATGATGTAAATCAAAGCGCCATATCAGATGACTGCATCATCTGATTTGATTCAGTCCATCTGGTCTAAAGGGAGGGCAGGGGGTGACACAACCGGCTTGCAGATCAGAAGCCCACCTTGCTGCTTTCCCGGCCCAGGATGGCGTAGCTCATGAACTGCTCGGCGTCCACCTCCAGCTCGTTGGCGTCCTGCAGAGAACCGTCCACGCTCACGTCCTGAACGCCGTCCTCGCCCTTGCCTCTGCGCACAACCTTTCGTACAATCTGACACAAGCAGTGGTAGAGTGGGGAGTGGGCCGCAGACATTTTCACAATTGAATATTCATAACAGCATAAAGATGGCATGTTTCAACATTATACCAAATTggtaataattaaaaaaaaaaaatgttttttttccaacaagaAATCATAGCGCTCTCCTGCTTTATAGTGATTATGACGCATTAAGTTACCAACTATTGTTGAGTGTCCAATAAAATGCTTTTACACAGTAACACAACGATGACAAGTGTCTGACCTTTTTAGTGATGATATTTCCATGCTCGTCCGTAAACTGCTCCTCGCTGACCTGTTCCCCCGGAAGATCTTCAG is drawn from Syngnathus acus chromosome 9, fSynAcu1.2, whole genome shotgun sequence and contains these coding sequences:
- the ank1a gene encoding ankyrin-1a isoform X7, yielding MWALVTELLFSLVLLAFLVISCQNVLHIASGSVRSLLTFIHVQLDRELGEVEGVADEEENVTTRVVRRRVILKGDEAEDLPGEQVSEEQFTDEHGNIITKKIVRKVVRRGKGEDGVQDVSVDGSLQDANELEVDAEQFMSYAILGRESSKPDTVDTMKKGAQIVKCASLRRVKQ